In the Topomyia yanbarensis strain Yona2022 chromosome 3, ASM3024719v1, whole genome shotgun sequence genome, one interval contains:
- the LOC131691361 gene encoding uncharacterized protein LOC131691361, whose product MKYEISYHSDTEKMGSRAQSVICDKVLAGLPQLLDDLQKLSEDKDTADVLFILGTNEDRIYAHRIILMARCKSFQTQKRGEICRIPGSSVVPSVPGTPTTIRLPHIEADIFRQFILYVYTAKIMLQDSKVFEMMILAQDLGVEELKIACEEHVKTAMSVANACTFLAAVMEIQEKPAGAKIAPPFLDKCITYIAENASECSKTNAFLNLTKEGLIQVISYDNLGLEEEDVWRCVLAWAKNQAGVTQPTAHWTEEERQRVCQQLAPVISHVRLFLIDSQVFAEEVEPTGAVPIELSLERYRRAALHSNKLPAAAVPIPAGPLGEHDKRLQPRLMLNLFHGSSILKNDKIHMQGTLNGWYGVHKQTWRLVYRASTNGFTASSFHRHCDGIAPLFIIALGTQGAISGGFTDVAFAKTNRKGGYIHSEKAFLFALNHNNEPPAKYDIIKKPYAICYHPDCGPIFGAGADLLISNNCNVSLESYSNFPHSYDGPNASFGNLFGDYNFSIADYEVFTLAPTAAPPGIKMKHDRYP is encoded by the exons ATGAAATACGAAATCAGTTATCACAGCGATACAGAAAAGATGGGAAGCCGTGCGCAGTCTGTGATCTGTGATAAAGTGCTGGCCGGACTGCCGCAGCTCCTGGACGATCTGCAGAAGCTGTCAGAAGATAAGGACACAGCGGACGTGCTGTTTATTCTCGGAACAAACGAGGATCGAATCTATGCCCATCGGATCATCTTGATGGCGAG atgcaaatcatttcaaacgCAAAAACGTGGAGAGATTTGCCGAATCCCTGGTAGCTCGGTAGTTCCGTCTGTGCCAGGAACTCCAACCACCATCCGGTTGCCGCATATTGAAGCGGatatttttcgccaatttatactCTACGTTTATACTGCTAAG attatgCTTCAGGActcaaaagtgtttgaaatgaTGATACTGGCTCAGGATCTAGGTGTCGAAGAATTAAAAATAGCTTGCGAAGAGCACGTTAAAACTGCCATGTCCGTAGCCAATGCCTGTACATTTTTGGCGGCAGTTATGGAGATACAAGAAAAACCTGCAG GAGCAAAGATTGCACCACCTTTTCTGGATAAGTGCATCACTTACATAGCTGAAAATGCGTCTGAATGTTCCAAAACGAATGCATTTCTTAATCTCACGAAGGAGGGCCTAATTCAGGTGATTTCGTACGATAAT CTGGGCCTAGAAGAAGAGGACGTATGGCGCTGCGTGCTGGCTTGGGCTAAAAATCAAGCCGGGGTCACACAGCCCACCGCTCACTGGACCGAGGAAGAGAGACAGCGAGTTTGTCAACAATTGGCACCTGTGATTTCCCACGTGCGGCTTTTTTTGATCGATAGCCAAGTGTTCGCAGAGGAAGTCGAGCCTACGGGCGCTGTGCCGATAGAACTGTCGCTGGAACGTTACCGCAGGGCAGCACTTCACTCGAATAAGCTGCCAGCGGCTGCGGTGCCAATTCCCGCGGGTCCTCTAGGCGAACATGACAAAAGACTCCAGCCACGACTTATGCTCAACCTGTTCCACGGATCGTCCATTTTGAAGAACGACAAAATACATATGCAAGGTACTCTAAACGGCTGGTATGGAGTCCACAAGCAAACCTGGCGCTTAGTTTATCGAGCCTCGACGAATGGATTCACTGCTTCCTCATTCCATAGACATTGCGACGGAATCGCTCCTCTGTTCATAATAGCTTTG GGAACACAAGGTGCCATTAGTGGTGGGTTCACAGACGTGGCATTCGCTAAAACCAATCGTAAAGGCGGATACATACATTCGGAAAAGGCTTTCCTCTTTGCGCTGAACCACAACAATGAACCACCTGCAAAATACGACATTATCAAGAAACCCTACGCTATTTGTTATCATCCAGA CTGCGGTCCCATCTTCGGTGCAGGTGCTGATTTACTGATTTCTAATAATTGCAACGTAAGCCTGGAATCATACTCCAATTTTCCACACTCATACGACGGACCGAATGCTTCCTTTGGAAATCTTTTCGGTGATTACAACTTCTCGATAGCTGACTACGAGGTGTTTACTTTAGCCCCGACAGCTGCCCCACCCGGTATCAAAATGAAGCATGATCGTTATCCGTGA
- the LOC131691362 gene encoding probable small nuclear ribonucleoprotein E, which yields MSFKGSKVQKVMVQPINLIFRYLQNRSRVQVWLYENTHLRIEGHIVGFDEYMNLVLDESEEYNIKKQNRRQLGRIMLKGDNITLIQNVQTH from the exons ATGTCGTTTAAAGGCTCAAAGGTGCAAAAGGTGATGGTCCAACCCATCAACTTGATTTTTCGCTACCTTCAGAATCGATCCCGCGTCCAGGTTTGGTTGTACGAGAATACTCACCTGCGGATAGAAGGACATATCG TCGGTTTCGATGAGTATATGAACCTGGTTCTGGACGAGTCCGAAGAGTACAACATCAAGAAACAGAACCGACGCCAGCTAGGACGGATTATGCTGAAGGGGGACAATATTACACTCATCCAAAACGTCCAGACCCACTAA